The window CTCTTCAATCCATTCCAAGTCCCCAGGCATCATATCAATAGCATCAACAGGATGCCACCCTACCGTAGAATAGATGAAATCGTACCTCTCAGCGAGGGCAATCGAACTGGGTATGGTCTCCCGGTTGAAGCCTACATTTACTATTCTTGTCACCCCGGCGTCCAGCGCTCGTTCTATCACTTCATCTTGATCTTCATTAAATTGTTCAGCATTTAAATGTGTGTGTGAATCCGTTAGCATTTATGTTCTCCCTTAAATTGAAATATTCTATTGCACTTATTTTCTAGCTTATCTTGTTAATCTTGCTCACCTAGCAGTGCCCATAAATCAGGATAATTGGTTGCGTTCAAGCGTTCCAACAGCTCTTCTGGATAATAAACATGATGCTTACCCATTTGGAATCCGCTGATGGACTGCACAATCTCAGATCGATGAGTAATTTCCGTTAATGTCTCCTTATGATCCAGCAGAAAAATTGGCAAATTGTCATCTGTTTCACCCGGTCTGTACACGTCATAGGATTGATTCGATGGAAAATCAATTTCCATGTAATAGGTAGGGTCGAATCCGACCTCAGCCATCACTTTTTCCATCAGCTTAATCTGACGTTGACTAGATTCATCAAAGGTGCTGTATTTGTACAACTTACGGTCCAAAAACCGTTTACACATATCGCCTAAAATAGGATCTTTCTCATTACTCCAGAAAGCTAGCATCGTCTGCATAACAGACTCATCCAATAGTAAATAATCTTCCAACGTAATTTTATTCTGAATCAGATGCAAAATAGGCTCAACCATAAATCCAAACGAATAATTTTCTTCGTATAAATGTTTAGCACGCGCAAAAATCTTGTGCAGCAAAATTTCCGCACTGCGTGTCACAGGATGGAAATATACCTGCCAGTACATTTGATAACGGGACATTAAATAGTCTTCTACAGCATGCATGCCGCTTTCCTTAACAACAATGTGCCCCTTATAGGGCCTAATAACACGAAGTATTCGCTCCAGATCGAATGTGCCGTAATTTACACCAGTGAAATAGGCGTCACGCAGCAAATAATCCATACGATCTGCATCCAACTGACTCGATACAAGACTAACCACAATTTCTTCACTATACGATTTACAAATAACGCCCGCCACTTTTTTCGGAAAATCAGGTGACACTCGACTGAGGACTTTGTTCACATCGGTATCTCCAAGGACAATTCTGCACGACCAATCTTCATGTCTCGTTCCAAAAGCTTTTTCAATGGAATGCGAGAAGGGTCCGTGACCAAGATCATGTAGCAATGCCGCACAAAGGCAGAGTAAACGTTCCTCTTGTGGCCAATCCTCATAGTGATTGCGTTCGAATTGTGAAATGATTTTCCGAGTGATTTCATACACACCGAGTGAATGAGAGAATCTACTATGCTCAGCACCATGAAAAGTTAAATAAGAGGTGCCTAATTGCCTTATGCGGCGCAATCTCTGAAACTCTCGCGTATTAATTAAATCCCAAATCGTATTGTCCTGCACATAAATATATTTATGAACCGGATCTTTAAAAACCTTCTCTTCCTTCATCCATTCACAACCTCTCTCTTTAGCAAATTTAAATTATTTCGACAGTTCTCTTCGTTACTTCGACACGTTTGTCGCATTATGTCGAATTGCAAATTCCAATTTATCAGTCTTACTAGGCTAACCTTTATCTTCGTAATTTTAAACTTTTTTAGGAAGACACACGTAATATATTCCTTACATCTCCTTATTCTGCTTGGTTTTTCTGATATTTTAAACAGAAACTACATTTAAATTTTTTTTGAATAACTTACTTTAATAGTCGAAAATATGGTTGACTATTTTGGGAATCGTTGGTATCATAAAGCAAGAAGATATGTCGAAACATGACGATATTGATAAATTTTTGATAAAATCGAAAGGGGTTTATATATATGATGAAATCTACGGGAATTGTAAGAAAAGTTGACGAATTGGGTCGCGTTGTTATTCCAATCGAGTTGCGCCGCACATTGGGTATTGGTGAAAAAGACGCTTTGGAGATTTATGTAGATGGCGAGCGCATCATGTTGAAGAAATATGAGCCTGCTTGTATCTTCTGTGGTAATGCTGAAAACGTATCTTACTTCAAAGGAAAAATTGTTTGTCATATTTGTTTAGCAGAAATGCCAACACCTGTGACAAAATAAGAAAAGTAGTATATAATAGAAGTAGCACTTATCCTATTGGTAATTCTAACCTTTTTCATATCTCCTTTAATCTCTAATTTGTTGGCTTCGGCCACGAATTAGAGATCTTTTTTTGTCCGGAGAATGATATAACGGAGAGTGTGGCGGGAACGCTGCACTTCCCGCGGCTTTAGCGCTCGAGCAGTGCATTGTAAACATCGCGCTTGGAAAGCCCACGATCGCTCGCGACCAACTTCAGTGCATCCTTACGATCACTTCCGCTTTGCTCGTAGTGCTCAACATGCTCCCCTAGCGTCATCGCCTCCCACCAGCCATCAGCTGCTTCGCGGACTGCCTTCTCCGAGGCGCCTTCGGCGATCACGCAGTACTCGCCCTGAGGCGGGTACTGCTCTAAGTGCGCGAGGCACTCTGCGATAGTACCCCGCAGGAACTCCTCGTACCGCTTCGTCAGCTCGCGGGCGAGACATACCCGGCGCTCCACCCCCCACACTTCCGCCATGCGGGTAAGTGTTTTCTCTACACGGTGCGGCGATTCATAGAACAGCAGCGTATCCTGCGCATGCTGCAGCCCTTCAAGCACCTTCGTCTGATCCTTTTTCTCCCGGGGGAGAAACCCGACGAAGGCGAAACGCTCTGTCGGCAAGCCTGATGCAATCAGCGCCGACAGGGCCGCATTCGCGCCGGGGATAGGCACCACCGGCACGCTCTGCTCTACGGCCATCCTCACCAGGTCATAACCTGGATCGGAGATGGCCGGCAGCCCTGCATCGCTGACTAGCGCGATGCTCTGCCCTTCAAGCAGCAAGCGGACGAGTTCGGGTCCGCTTGCTTGCTTGTTGTGTTCGTGATAGCTGACGAGTCGCGTAGCGACCTCGAAGTGCGTCAGCAGTTTGCGTGTTTGCCGCGTGTCCTCAGCGGCAATCATGCTCACTTCCTTCAGGGTGCGAATCGCACGGAAGGTCATATCTTCTAGGTTGCCTATCGGTGTGGCAACCAGGTATAGCGTGCCAACGCCGCTTCCATCCTCGCGATAGCTCTTTTGCACATTCAAGCTCACTGTTAGTTCCCTCTTCACTTTTTATGATTATCTTACGAAGTTACGATAATTAAATAATACTTACGCATATGTTGTTATTTTTTTCTACGAAAATTCTAAGATTATGCTTACGTAGCTAGATTTCTTACGAAAACTCTAAGGAGCTTCTGCCCCCGTAGTAAATTTCTTTCAGTTCTTTACTGTACTCTTGATTCTCATCATAAACAATAAGCGGCGGTAAGGTACGGATCTCTGGCTTTCCATCCTTCATTCCCTCGATCAACACCATCATTGCTTCTTCCCCAGCACGTGCGTGCACATAGCGAATGCGTTTCGGTTCAAGACGATATTGCCTCATTAAGCAGCAGATATCGATTAAACGCGTAGCCCTGTGGACCATCGCCACCTTACCGCCAGCCTTCACCAGCTTTGCGCTCGCCGCAATGACATCTTCCAAGTTGCAATATATTTCATGACGAGCCGCAGCGAAATGCTCATTGGCGTTCTGCTCACCGTTAGGCACAGGCAGATAGGGAGGGTTCACCGTTACGGCATCAAATTGGCCATGACCTAAGGTTTCGTGAATGTTCTTCAGATCCCCCTGGAGCATATGTAACTGGTCCTCTAATCCATTAATCTCTGCATTGCGAACCGCCATATCCGCGAGCCGCTCTTGAATTTCAACACCCCAAATCTCAGCGCGTGTCCGCGTTGTTAAGAGCAGGGGGACGACCCCATTGCCAGTACATAAATCAATCATGCGCCCCTTGGGAGCCACACTGCAGAACCGGCCTAGCAGGACGGCATCTAGTGAAAAGCTGAACACTTCATCACTTTGAATTATTTTCAAATCATACGTCAATAAATCATCAATTCGTTCGGTAGGTCGTAACTGTACTTGCTTCATACGTATTCTCCGTCATTTCCTTTCGGGTCTGCTTATTATGGAAAAAAACCGTAAGGCATACACCCCTACGGTCAAAATCACTTATTTATTTAAAAAGGATAAGCAAAACAAACAATCTCCCTCGGTCCGAAGGTGTCCATAATATACATTGCAAATATGAAAACCTTCATTATACAAGCGAGTCAAATTATCATAACCTGCTCCAGGTAACGGAAGTGGTTCCTCCGCCTCTCCTACAGGCTGCTCGACAATTGTTTCCTCTTGTCGGATCAGTTTGCGGAGCTGCTGATTTTCTATGCTTAATCTCTTATTTTCTTCGATGAGGTTAATAATTTGTTTCTTTAAGGCACCCAACTCGGCATAAGTGGCACCCATTCGTTCTTCGATCCCATCTATTTGTCCAAAAATATCTTGTTTATCCACGCTTTCACCTCTAGTGCCATGCATGCTTACTGGCCAGCGCCTCCTTGGATACTATGCCTCTACTCTTGTTCAACTACATCATCGAAAGGTAAATCAAGTGCTTTACCAAGGTCAAACAATTGAACCTTAGCTGTACGTTCTTTGATATTCAATCCAAGTACTTTACCATTCCCAAAAGAAGTGATTACTTGTCTACCTACAGTTGGCAGTGAATCCTTCGCGCTCTCGTAGTTATCATGTTCATATTTCAAACAACACATTAACCGTCCGCATAATCCCGAAATTTTCGTTGGGTTAAGTGACAAGTTCTGGTCTTTCGCCATCTTAATGGATACGGGTTCGAAATCACCTAAGAACGAGGAACAGCATAGAATTCGCCCACACGGACCTATACCTCCAAGCATCTTCGCTTCATCCCGTACGCCAATTTGACGCAGTTCAATTCTGGTCCGGAAAATACTCGCCAAATCCTTCACGAGTTCGCGGAAATCAACGCGCCCTTCAGCCGTAAAATAAAAAATAATTTTATTACGATCAAAGGTATACTCTACGTCTACGAGCTTCATCTTAAGACTATGGTCTTTAATTTTCTCGTGACACGTTTGGAACGCATCTTTGGCTGCTTTCT is drawn from Paenibacillus sp. V4I7 and contains these coding sequences:
- the rsmI gene encoding 16S rRNA (cytidine(1402)-2'-O)-methyltransferase, producing MSLNVQKSYREDGSGVGTLYLVATPIGNLEDMTFRAIRTLKEVSMIAAEDTRQTRKLLTHFEVATRLVSYHEHNKQASGPELVRLLLEGQSIALVSDAGLPAISDPGYDLVRMAVEQSVPVVPIPGANAALSALIASGLPTERFAFVGFLPREKKDQTKVLEGLQHAQDTLLFYESPHRVEKTLTRMAEVWGVERRVCLARELTKRYEEFLRGTIAECLAHLEQYPPQGEYCVIAEGASEKAVREAADGWWEAMTLGEHVEHYEQSGSDRKDALKLVASDRGLSKRDVYNALLER
- a CDS encoding tRNA1(Val) (adenine(37)-N6)-methyltransferase — protein: MKQVQLRPTERIDDLLTYDLKIIQSDEVFSFSLDAVLLGRFCSVAPKGRMIDLCTGNGVVPLLLTTRTRAEIWGVEIQERLADMAVRNAEINGLEDQLHMLQGDLKNIHETLGHGQFDAVTVNPPYLPVPNGEQNANEHFAAARHEIYCNLEDVIAASAKLVKAGGKVAMVHRATRLIDICCLMRQYRLEPKRIRYVHARAGEEAMMVLIEGMKDGKPEIRTLPPLIVYDENQEYSKELKEIYYGGRSSLEFS
- a CDS encoding HD domain-containing protein yields the protein MKEEKVFKDPVHKYIYVQDNTIWDLINTREFQRLRRIRQLGTSYLTFHGAEHSRFSHSLGVYEITRKIISQFERNHYEDWPQEERLLCLCAALLHDLGHGPFSHSIEKAFGTRHEDWSCRIVLGDTDVNKVLSRVSPDFPKKVAGVICKSYSEEIVVSLVSSQLDADRMDYLLRDAYFTGVNYGTFDLERILRVIRPYKGHIVVKESGMHAVEDYLMSRYQMYWQVYFHPVTRSAEILLHKIFARAKHLYEENYSFGFMVEPILHLIQNKITLEDYLLLDESVMQTMLAFWSNEKDPILGDMCKRFLDRKLYKYSTFDESSQRQIKLMEKVMAEVGFDPTYYMEIDFPSNQSYDVYRPGETDDNLPIFLLDHKETLTEITHRSEIVQSISGFQMGKHHVYYPEELLERLNATNYPDLWALLGEQD
- a CDS encoding AbrB/MazE/SpoVT family DNA-binding domain-containing protein; the protein is MMKSTGIVRKVDELGRVVIPIELRRTLGIGEKDALEIYVDGERIMLKKYEPACIFCGNAENVSYFKGKIVCHICLAEMPTPVTK
- a CDS encoding stage 0 sporulation family protein codes for the protein MYSVVGVRFKKAGKIYYFDPIDLPIEKESAVIVETARGVEYGKVVVGKKIVKENDVVLPLKKVIRIADDSDADLVEENKKAAKDAFQTCHEKIKDHSLKMKLVDVEYTFDRNKIIFYFTAEGRVDFRELVKDLASIFRTRIELRQIGVRDEAKMLGGIGPCGRILCCSSFLGDFEPVSIKMAKDQNLSLNPTKISGLCGRLMCCLKYEHDNYESAKDSLPTVGRQVITSFGNGKVLGLNIKERTAKVQLFDLGKALDLPFDDVVEQE
- the yabA gene encoding DNA replication initiation control protein YabA gives rise to the protein MDKQDIFGQIDGIEERMGATYAELGALKKQIINLIEENKRLSIENQQLRKLIRQEETIVEQPVGEAEEPLPLPGAGYDNLTRLYNEGFHICNVYYGHLRTEGDCLFCLSFLNK